A DNA window from Aspergillus nidulans FGSC A4 chromosome I contains the following coding sequences:
- a CDS encoding protein bglE (transcript_id=CADANIAT00007435): MPKSYTPVHDSIPEEDHFSSDDESNFRLHRIDRSASRSQSPKENEGEPSILAPLVRKSTDFETYLDSLTEDEQQLLSASKDHDIEDLDRFGDGTAAARRRFSESKKRRKLLAKRGGWRAVYYSKTWWRTLVVVIIALGLLVWGFLKYASTRGDIWEEYDMPGPDSYFPTPKGGTLKHWAESYEKASKLVERMTLIEKVNITTGTGWQMGINSKLTISGPAALVGFPSLCLQDGPLGIRFADHITAFPAGITTGATWNRDLMRQRGAAIGLEARLKGVNVILGPSMGPLGMMPAGGRNWEGFGSDPVLQAVAAVETIHGIQSNGVMATAKHYIMNEQEHFRQPNEWGIPYALSSNIDDRALHEVFLWPFAESIRADVASVMCSYNQVNNSHACENSKLLNGILKDELGFQGFVQSDWLAQRSGVNSALGGLDMSMPGDGLHWADGRSLWGSELTRAALNTSVPMERLNDMVTRIVAAWYQLGQDSWESPAPDGDGGPNFSSWTDDEFGFRYPGSPGDTSAARVNRFIDAQGRGEEGHWNIARKVAAEGIVLVKNVGGVLPLSRSPRANAERPYRVGVYGDDGGPAAGPNICTDRGCNSGTLAMGWGSGTVEFPYLISPIDALQGAWQSDVQMTPYLRNAVMPADTSDKDLCLVFVNADSGEGYISAGGIHGDRNNLFLQKGGDTLVHTVATNCGGPTVVVVHAVGPVIVEPWIDLPGVQAVLFAHLPGEESGNALLDVLFGDVDASGRLPYTVGKSLEDYGPGAQVLYEPNAPVPQVDFSDALYIDHRYFDRNNINPRYEFGFGLSYTKWELTNMKITRLQRNPSRLPAARPPDAVAPPSYDANPPLANESVLFPPGFRILSKYIYPYLPTLEATTPPPPNPEASGSATDQKPHRTKPSDAGGGAGGNPSLYEEVARIDLTVQNTGTRSGQQVIQLYVSFPHTVTESSGQKSHENIDFPDRVLRNFTKISLAPGQKMDVNMTLTRKDLSYWSVREQNWVLPKDEFYFWVGYSSRNLPLGKPFDP, encoded by the exons ATGCCAAAAAGCTATACTCCCGTTCACGATTCCATCCCCGAGGAAGATCACTTCTCCTCTGACGACGAAAGCAACTTCCGGCTCCATCGTATAGACAGATCTGCTTCTCGCTCACAGTCTCCGaaagagaatgaaggcgAACCGTCCATTCTCGCTCCGCTCGTCCGCAAATCTACGGACTTCGAGACATACTTGGACTCCCTCACCGAAGACGAGCAACAACTGCTTTCTGCCTCTAAAGACCATGACATAGAAGATCTTGATCGGTTTGGCGATGGCACTGCTGCTGCGCGCCGGAGATTTTCCGAGTCaaagaagcggaggaagctgCTAGCGAAGCGCGGCGGTTGGCGCGCGGTTTACTATTCTAAAACTTGGTGGCGCACGCtggtcgtcgtcatcattgCCCTGGGATTGTTGGTTTGGGGGTTTTTGAAATACGCTTCTACTCGCGGTGATATTTGGGAGGAATAT GATATGCCCGGACCTGACTCGTACTTTCCCACGCCCAAGGGAGGCACGCTCAAACATTGGGCGGAAAGCTACGAGAAAGCGTCAAAGCTAGTTGAGCGAATGACATTGATTGAGAAGGTCAATATCACGACGGGAACGGGTTGGCAGATGGGGAT AAACTCAAAGCTAACCATATCAGGCCCCGCCGCACTCGTCGGGTTTCCGTCGTTGTGTCTACAAGATGGCCCCCTCGGAATCCGTTTCGCAGACCATATCACCGCTTTTCCCGCTGGAATCACCACAGGCGCGACATGGAACAGGGACTTGATGCGCCAGCGCGGTGCTGCCATCGGACTGGAGGCCCGTCTGAAAGGAGTGAATGTCATTCTTGGTCCTTCCATGGGCCCCCTTGGTATGATGCCAGCTGGTGGGCGCAACTGGGAAGGCTTTGGGTCGGATCCTGTTCTTCAGGCGGTCGCTGCTGTGGAGACTATCCATGGAATTCAGAGCAATGGTGTTATGGCTACAGCCAAACACTACATAATGAATGAGCAAGAGCACTTCCGCCAGCCCAACGAATGGGGCATCCCATACGCTCTTTCCTCTAACATCGATGACCGCGCTTTGCACGAGGTGTTTCTTTGGCCGTTCGCTGAAAGTATCCGCGCGGACGTGGCTAGCGTCATGTGCTCTTACAATCAAGTAAACAACTCCCATGCATGCGAAAATAGCAAACTCTTAAACGGCATTCTCAAGGACGAGCTTGGATTCCAAGGTTTTGTACAGTCGGACTGGCTCGCTCAGCGATCAGGCGTCAACAGCGCTTTGGGTGGTCTTGACATGAGTATGCCTGGCGATGGTCTTCACTGGGCAGACGGCCGGTCACTATGGGGTAGCGAACTCACCCGCGCCGCACTCAATACTTCCGTTCCCATGGAGCGCTTAAACGACATGGTGACGCGGATTGTGGCCGCCTGGTATCAGCTGGGCCAGGATTCTTGGGAGAGCCCAGCTCCtgacggcgatggcggtCCTAACTTCTCATCCTGGACGGACGATGAGTTTGGCTTCCGGTATCCCGGCAGCCCGGGTGATACGTCCGCTGCTCGCGTAAATCGGTTCATTGATGCACAGGGtaggggagaagaaggccactgGAACATTGCCCGAAAGGTTGCAGCGGAGGGCATCGTTCTGGTCAAGAACGTCGGTGGCGTCTTGCCTCTGTCTCGTTCACCTAGGGCCAACGCTGAGAGGCCTTATCGGGTTGGCGTATACGGGGACGATGGCGGTCCCGCCGCTGGTCCCAACATCTGCACCGACCGAGGGTGCAACTCAGGGACTCTAGCAATGGGCTGGGGTAGTGGCACCGTCGAATTCCCATACCTAATCAGCCCGATCGATGCCTTGCAGGGCGCATGGCAAAGCGATGTTCAGATGACGCCGTATTTACGAAATGCGGTGATGCCTGCAGACACGTCGGACAAGGATctctgcctcgtcttcgtcaacgcTGACTCCGGCGAAGGCTATATCTCCGCTGGCGGTATCCACGGGGACCGCAACAACTTGTTCCTCCAAAAGGGTGGTGATACTCTTGTCCATACCGTCGCCACCAACTGCGGCGGTCCAACCGTCGTGGTCGTGCACGCCGTTGGTCCCGTCATTGTTGAACCCTGGATTGACCTCCCCGGAGTCCAAGCCGTACTCTTCGCCCAccttcctggagaagaaagcggcaACGCCCTTCTGGACGTCCTATTCGGTGATGTTGACGCCAGCGGCCGCCTCCCCTATACCGTCGGCAAAAGCCTTGAAGACTACGGTCCCGGCGCGCAAGTTCTGTACGAACCCAACGCCCCCGTCCCGCAGGTCGACTTCTCCGACGCTCTTTACATCGACCACCGTTACTTCGACcgcaacaacatcaaccccCGCTATGAATTCGGCTTCGGTCTCTCCTACACGAAATGGGAACTCACAAACATGAAGATAACCCGCCTTCAACGGAACCCTTCGCGTCTCCCCGCTGCCCGCCCCCCGGACGCCGTAGCACCACCCTCCTACGATGCAAATCCTCCACTCGCAAACGAGTCTGTCCTCTTTCCACCTGGCTTCCGCATCCTCTCAAAGTACATTTACCCCTACCTTCCTACTCTCGAAGCCACGACTCCTCCCCCTCCAAACCCAGAAGCCAGCGGCAGCGCTACCGACCAAAAACCCCACCGCACCAAACCCTCCGACGCAGGCGGCGGGGCCGGCGGAAACCCTTCCCTTTACGAAGAGGTTGCACGCATTGACCTAACGGTCCAGAATACCGGCACACGGTCCGGCCAACAAGTGATCCAACTCTACGTCTCCTTTCCCCACACCGTCACTGAATCATCGGGTCAGAAAAGTCATGAAAACATTGACTTCCCCGATCGTGTTCTGCGTAATTTCACGAAGATTTCGCTGGCGCCGGGGCAAAAAATGGATGTGAATATGACTCTTACCAGGAAAGATCTGAGCTACTGGAGTGTGCGTGAGCAGAATTGGGTGCTGCCGAAGGATGAGTTCTATTTTTGGGTTGGCTACAGTTCAAGAAACCTGCCATTGGGTAAACCTTTTGATCCATGA
- a CDS encoding malate synthase acuE (transcript_id=CADANIAT00007436), whose product MSQVDAQLKDVAILGSVSNEARKILTKEACAFLAILHRTFNPTRKALLQRRVDRQAEIDKGHLPDFLPETKHIRDDPSWKGAPPAPGLVDRRVEITGPTDRKMVVNALNSDVWTYMADFEDSSAPTWDNMINGQINLYDAIRRQVDFKQGQKEYKLRTDRTLPTLIARARGWHLDEKHFTVDGEPISGSLFDFGLYFFHNAKELVARGFGPYFYLPKMESHLEARLWNDVFNLAQDYIGMPRGTIRGTVLIETITAAFEMEEIIYELRDHSSGLNCGRWDYIFSFIKKFRQHPNFVLPDRSDVTMTVPFMDAYVKLLIKTCHKRGVHAMGGMAAQIPIKDNAEANDKAMEGVRADKLREVRAGHDGTWVAHPALASIASEVFNKYMPTPNQMHVRREDVNITANDLLNTNVPGKITEDGIRKNLNIGLSYMEGWLRGVGCIPINYLMEDAATAEVSRSQLWQWARHGVTTSEGKKVDKAYALRLLKEQADALAAKGPKGNKFQLAGRYFAGQVTGEDYADFLTSLLYNEISSPGTASKL is encoded by the exons ATGTCTCAGGTCGACGCCCAGCTTAAGGATGTGGCCATCCTCGGCTCCGTGAGCAACGAAGCCCGCAAGATCCTCACAAAGGAAGCCTGTGCTTTCCTCGCCATCTTACACCGTACCTTCAACCCTACTCGCAAGGCTCTCCTGCAGCGCCGCGTTGATCGTCAGGCCGAGATCGACAAGGGCCACCTCCCCGACTTCCTCCCAGAGACCAAGCACATCCGCGATGATCCCAGCTGGAAGGGAGCTCCCCCAGCGCCTGGTCTCGTCGACCGTCGCGTTGAGATCACTGGTCCTACCGACCGGAAGATGGTCGTCAACGCACTGAACTCGGATGTGTGGACTTACATGGCTGATTTCGAGG ACTCCAGCGCCCCTACTTGGGATAACATGATCAACGGCCAGATCAACCTTTACGATGCCATCCGCCGCCAGGTCGACTTCAAGCAGGGTCAGAAGGAGTACAAGCTTCGCACAGACCGAACCCTGCCCACCCTGATTGCTCGTGCCCGTGGCTGGCACCTCGACGAGAAGCACTTCACTGTCGATGGCGAGCCCATCTCCGGCAGTCTGTTCGACTTTGGTCTGTACTTCTTCCACAACGCCAAGGAATTGGTGGCTCGCGGGTTCGGTCCTTACTTCTACCTTCCCAAGATGGAGTCTCACCTCGAAGCTCGTCTGTGGAACGATGTCTTCAACCTGGCTCAGGACTACATTGGCATGCCCCGCGGCACCATCCGTGGTACCGTTCTGATTGAAACCATCACTGCTGCgtttgagatggaagag ATCATCTACGAACTCCGTGACCACAGCTCCGGTCTCAACTGCGGCCGCTGGGACtacatcttctccttcatcaagaaaTTCCGCCAACACCCCAACTTTGTCCTTCCTGACCGCTCTGATGTCACCATGACCGTACCTTTCATGGATGCCTACGTgaagctcctcatcaagaccTGTCACAAGCGAGGAGTCCACGCTATG GGTGGAATGGCCGCTCAAATCCCCATTAAAGACAACGCCGAGGCCAACGACAAGGCCATGGAAGGCGTGCGCGCCGATAAGCTCCGTGAAGTTCGTGCAGGCCACGACGGCACATGGGTTGCGCACCCGGCTCTCGCTTCGATTGCCAGTGAAGTTTTCAACAAGTACATGCCCACCCCCAATCAGATGCACGTCCGCCGCGAGGACGTCAACATCACCGCCAACGacctcctcaacaccaacGTTCCCGGAAAGATCACCGAGGACGGTATCCGCAAGAACCTGAACATCGGTCTCTCCTACATGGAGGGTTGGCTTCGTGGTGTCGGATGTATCCCTATTAACTACCTGATG GAGGACGCCGCTACCGCCGAAGTCTCCCGCAGCCAGCTTTGGCAATGGGCCCGCCACGGTGTTACCACCTCTGAGGGCAAGAAGGTTGACAAGGCTTATGCCTTACGTCTGCTGAAGGAACAGGCCGATGCCCTTGCAGCCAAGGGTCCTAAGGGCAAcaagttccagcttgctggtcGCTACTTTGCCGGCCAGGTTACCGGTGAAGATTACGCCGACTTCTTGACCAGCCTGCTGTACAACGAGATTTCGTCTCCGGGTACTGCTTCAAAGCTCTAA
- a CDS encoding glutamine synthetase family protein (transcript_id=CADANIAT00007437): protein MSATEVTSENVAQILQNDTRVKLAGVDADGMLRGKLVSKKKFLSVVDEGFGFCSVIFGWDMHDRTYFRELGISNKENGYRDLLAKPDLSSFRRIPWENNVPFFLVSFYDPDTKEPLFACPRSLLRMALRKPEAQGYRAMAGAEYEFYQFATPNRNASSTASFLKENPVEALPSITDGMFGYSLTRPIHNQDYYYGIFDACEQFNCEIEGWHTESGPGVYEAALQFGEAKGMADKAGLFKYVVKSIGTKHGITPTFMAKPREGLPGNSGHMHISLVNSDDTNAFHRSTPDPSPPYPDVAYLSDLGRCFLAGILTGLPDIMPMFAPTVNSYKRLVENFWAPVTVSWGLEHRAASIRLITPPTASPKATRLEVRVPGADANPHFVLAAIVALGWWGVEKKLEIPVPPLSKGEDMGGESDKGVRLAKNLGAAIATFTRKDSVAREVFGDAFVDHFGGTREHELRLWEEAVTDWEVRRYIETV from the exons ATGTCCGCCACAGAAGTCACGTCCGAAAACGTCGCGCAAATCTTGCAGAATGACACACGGGTGAAGCTGGCTGGCGTCGACGCCGACGGCATGCTTCGCGGCAAGCTGGTCTCCAAGAAGAAATTCCTCTCGGTCGTCGATGAGGGATTCGGTTTCTGCTCGGTCATTTTTGGCTGGGATATGCATGATAGAACATATTTCCGCGAGCTTGGGATCAGCAACAAAGAGAACGGTTACCGGGATCTCCTGGCCAAACCGGATCTCTCCAGTTTCCGCCGCATCCCCTGGGAGAATAACGTGcctttcttcctcgtcagCTTCTATGACCCGGATACGAAGGAGCCGTTGTTTGCATGTCCTCGGAGCTTGCTGAGGATGGCTCTGCGCAAGCCCGAGGCGCAAGGGTATCGTGCGATGGCGGGTG CGGAATATGAGTTTTACCAGTTCGCAACACCCAATCGCAATGCCTCGTCCAcggcatccttcttgaaaGAGAACCCGGTCGAGGCGCTCCCGTCGATCACAGACGGGATGTTCGGATACAGTTTGACGCGTCCGATTCATAACCAAGACTACTACTACGGCATCTTTGATGCCTGCGAGCAATTTAACTGTGAGATCGAGGGGTGGCACACCGAGAGCGGACCGGGCGTTTATGAAGCG GCCTTACAGTTCGGCGAAGCCAAGGGGATGGCGGATAAAGCAGGACTTTTCAA ATATGTCGTCAAATCCATCGGCACGAAACATGGCATCACGCCGACCTTCATGGCAAAGCCGCGCGAGGGCTTACCGGGCAACAGTGGCCACATGCACATTTCGCTGGTGAACAGTGATGACACGAATGCGTTCCACCGTTCAACCCCGGATCCCTCTCCTCCGTACCCCGACGTGGCTTACCTTTCTGACCTGGGACGATGTTTCCTGGCTGGGATCCTTACGGGGCTTCCGGACATTATGCCAATGTTCGCGCCGACTGTCAACTCCTACAAGCGCTTAGTGGAGAACTTCTGGGCCCCGGTAACCGTGTCTTGGGGCTTAGAGCACCGGGCCGCATCTATTCGTCTTATTACGCCGCCAACCGCGAGCCCGAAGGCCACTCGGCTGGAGGTACGTGTGCCTGGAGCCGATGCGAACCCGCATTTCGTGCTGGCAGCCATAGTCGCATTGGGATGGTGGGGTGTGGAGAAGAAACTCGAGATTCCTGTCCCGCCGCTATCCAAGGGTGAGGATATGGGGGGCGAGAGCGATAAGGGAGTACGGCTTGCTAAGAATTTGGGTGCGGCGATCGCCACGTTTACGCGAAAAGACAGTGTCGCACGGGAAGTCTTTGGCGATGCTTTCGTTGATCACTTTGGTGGGACTCGGGAACATGAACTGCGCTTGTGGGAAGAGGCCGTAACGGACTG GGAGGTGCGACGGTATATTGAGACAGTCTAG
- a CDS encoding protein gudC (transcript_id=CADANIAT00007438) produces MATPRGRLQGKNAIITGAAGGIGLETSILFAREGANVLMADISASALEKALAKVRELVPDAPRVETIKCDVSKESEVQAMVESQDSWGGTDVIFNNAGIMHADDADAIDTPEKIWDLTQNINVKGVWFGCKHAVLSMRRHKKSKGSIINTASVVALVGSATPQLAYTASKGAVLALTRELAIVHAREGIRFNALCPAPLNTPLLQDWLGDDQAKRHRREVHFPMGRFGEAIEQAHAVVFLASDESSFVNGADFVVDGGMSKAYVTPEGPAPPAPKNQAQ; encoded by the exons ATGGCTACCCCCCGAGGCCGTCTCCAAGGCAAGAATGCCATCATCACCGGTGCCGCAGG CGGTATTGGACTCGAAACTAGCATCTTATTCGCCCGCGAAGGCGCCAATGTCCTGATGGCAGACATCTCCGCGTCGGCTCTCGAAAAAGCCCTCGCGAAGGTCAGAGAGCTCGTCCCTGACGCGCCCCGTGTTGAGACCATCAAGTGCGACGTCTCCAAGGAATCCGAGGTTCAGGCTATGGTCGAGTCCCAGGACTCCTGGGGCGGCACAGATGTGATCTTCAACAATGCCGGAATCATGCACGCGGACGACGCCGATGCCATCGACACTCCTGAGAAAATTTGGGACTTGACGCAGAACATCAACGTCAAGGGCGTGTGGTTTGGATGTAAACATGCGGTACTGAGCATGCGGAGACacaagaagagcaagggcaGTATCATCAACACGGCGAGTGTTGTTGCGCTGGTCGGGAGTGCCACGCCGCAGCTGGCGTACACGGCGTCCAAGGGTGCTGTGCTGGCGCTGACGAGGGAGCTGGCGATCGTGCATGCTCGGGAGGGAATCCGGTTCAATGCACTGTGCCCGGCACCATTGAA CACTCCACTCTTGCAAGACTGGCTGGGTGACGACCAGGCCAAGCGTCACCGCCGCGAAGTGCATTTCCCCATGGGACGGTTCGGAGAGGCCATTGAGCAGGCTCATGCGGTGGTCTTCCTGGCCAGTGACGAGAGCAGCTTTGTCAATGGAGCCGACTTTGTTGTTGACGGTGGCATGAGCAAG GCGTACGTTACCCCTGAGGGACCGGCTCCTCCGGCTCCTAAGAACCAGGCTCAATAG
- a CDS encoding protein pgaD (transcript_id=CADANIAT00007439): MKRCALLTPLLPLALACNNPNDPAHSCASIYSVSSDEAASFCATFTASVVSEPTGVPDAFLSACDSKIKHLSSACSCLGPVDSATATPVPATSTVPASVPVITTSTATATPSRIPVFVPSSSSSSAVVTFKTQIKSSSPGPSSSFAAAATTEAPTSTRASPYTPYTGNGGTTCTVTDYAGISSAVASCSNIMLSDVYAPPSSTIDLQDLQTGAAVIFAGKTTFGDTSDSDFDPIVISGTNLTITGTEDHVIDGNGQAYWDGQGSNGGSDKPDHFIVLKHVYNSVVANLNIQNWPVHCFDIENTESLTLTGITLDNSAGDEPNDSSDGDPAAHNSDGFDIKSSTDLILKDSNVYNQDDCVAITSGTNITVDNMYCSGGHGLSIGSIGGKSDNTVDGVVFSNSQVVNSQNGCRIKTNEGETGEVSNIKYENISLSGISKYGIVVQQDYLNGGPTGEPSNGVSITNVEFTDVTGTMSGGKDYYILCGDGSCENFTFSGVSITGGSDDSCNYPDSGCP, encoded by the exons ATGAAGCGCTGCGCGCTTCTTAcccccctcctcccactTGCCCTAGCCTGCAACAACCCTAACGACCCTGCGCACTCCTGCGCTTCCATCTACTCAGTCTCTTCTGACGAAGCAGCCAGTTTCTGCGCGACGTTCACTGCTTCGGTAGTATCTGAGCCGACCGGCGTCCCCGACGCATTCCTCTCCGCCTGCGACTCCAAGATCAAGCACCTCTCCAGTGCATGCAGCTGTCTCGGTCCGGTTGACAGCGCTACTGCCACTCCTGTCCCTGCCACTAGCACTGTCCCGGCCTCTGTGCCTGTTATCACGACCTCGACGGCCACGGCAACTCCTTCGCGGATCCCCGTCTTTGTTCCCtctagctccagctccagcgcgGTGGTTACCTTCAAGACCCAGATCAAGAGTTCCAGCCCTGGTCCCAGCTCCAGTTTCGCTGCGGCTGCAACTACTGAAGCTCCAACCTCCACTAGAGCCTCCCCGTACACTCCATACACCGGCAACGGCGGCACAACATGCACGGTAACTGACTATGCTGGCATCTCCTCGGCCGTTGCATCCTGCTCGAACATCATGCTCTCGGACGTGTACGCCCCGCCCTCCAGCACCATTGACCTTCAGGATCTGCAGACCGGGGCGGCGGTGATCTTTGCGGGGAAGACG ACATTCGGTGACACGTCAGACAGCGACTTCGACCCGATCGTCATCTCCGGTACGAACCTGACCATCACCGGGACAGAGGACCATGTCATCGACGGGAACGGCCAGGCATACTGGGACGGGCAGGGGTCGAATGGTGGCTCGGATAA ACCTGACCACTTTATCGTCCTGAAACATGTCTACAACTCTGTGGTTGCGAACCTCAACATCCAGAACTGGCCGGTGCACTGTTTTGACATCGAAAACACTGAGTCCCTTACACTGACCGGCATCACGCTCGACAACTCAGCCGGCGACGAGCCGAACGATTCCTCTGATGGCGATCCCGCCGCGCACAACTCAGACGGATTCGATATCAAGTCGTCGACTGATTTGATTCTGAAGGATAGCAATGTTTACAACCAGGATGACTGTGTTGCTATTACGTCAGGCACAAATATTACCGTCGATAACATGTATTGCTCTGGTGGACACGGACTGAGTATCGGATCCATTGGCGGAAAGAGCGATAACACCGTTGATGGAGTTGTGTTCAGCAATAGTCAAGTCGTGAATTCCCAGAATGGATGCCGGATCAAGACAAATGAGGGGGAGACTGGCGAGGTCTCGAACATCAAGTATGAGAACATCAGCCTCAGTGGAATCAGTAAGTACGGTATCGTGGTGCAGCAGGATTACCTTAACGGGGGCCCGACCGGCGAGCCGAGCAACGGGGTGAGCATCACCAATGTCGAATTCACCGATGTCACGGGAACGATGAGCGGTGGAAAGGATTATTACATTCTTTGTGGGGATGGGAGCTGTGAGAACTTTACGTTCAGTGGGGTCAGCATCACGGGGGGTAGTGATGATAGCTGCAATTATCCTGACTCTGGATGTCCTTGA
- a CDS encoding uncharacterized protein (transcript_id=CADANIAT00007440), which yields MHPEFSAHPPQRPTLKRPAAIPSVRIRRWSIPLLAIAAGAYGIAQYGAMQSNSPYRVSSQLAEEERLRKNQQLMDAYGYKDNVEDLQKALEAYEVQ from the exons ATGCACCCTGAATTCTCCGCACATCCCCCGCAACGCCCGACTCTCAAGCGCCCGGCCGCTATTCCGTCGGTCCGGATCAGACGCTG GTCCATCCccctcctcgccattgcAGCCGGCGCCTACGGAATCGCCCAGTACGGGGCGATGCAGTCTAACTCGCCGTACCGGGTCTCCAGCCAACtagccgaggaggagcgtcTCCGCAAGAACCAGCAGCTCATGGACGCCTACGGGTACAAAGACAACGTGGAGGATCTGCAGAAGGCCCTGGAGGCATACGAGGTCCAATGA
- a CDS encoding putative flavin containing polyamine oxidase (transcript_id=CADANIAT00007441), translating into MHLATLATLAPLLFSTCAGHVTQSRLHDASCTRTTVAVLGGGMAGVTAAQALANASLHDFIIVEYRDTLGGRVWHTEFGQGPDGQPWVIEYGANWNRRADREQIQGLGSENAANPVWTLAKKYGLKNTYSDYGSILTYNETGYTDYSHLLDEYSAASERASERAGSILNDNIQDMTARSGLALAGWRPRRDDMAAQAVEWWNWDWEGAYTPETSSFVFGVASENLTFNQFGDQNNLVLDRRGYSAIIQGEASTFLHHNDSRLRLNTRVADIEYGPGGVIVRNSDGSCISAANAICTFSLGVLQNDAVNFTPSLPDWKQTAIAKFNMGTYTKIFMQFNETFWPDDTQFFLYADPTTRGYYPVFQSLSTDGFLPGSNIIFVTVVQDQAYRAERQSDEQTKREVLEVLQKMFPDKHIPDPIAFTYPRWSTEPWAYGSYSNWPAGTTLEMHQNLRANVDRLWFAGEAMSAQYFGFLHGAWFEGREAGMNIAALLHDECVSIYDIETCGARKHYDVLHGTTPAAAYSVVNGWTANSTTIQA; encoded by the exons ATGCATCTCGCAACGCTCGCTACTCTTGCTCCCCTTCTCTTTTCTACCTGCGCCGGCCATGTAACACAGTCGCGATTACATGACGCTAGTTGCACCAGGACCACCGTAGCCGTTCT AGGCGGCGGGATGGCCGGTGTTACTGCTGCG CAAGCTTTAGCAAATGCCTCGCTTCATGATTTTATCATTGTTGAGTATCGGGATACCCTTGGAGGTCGGGTCTGGCATACCGAATTCGGGCAGGGTCCGGATGGGCAACCGTGGGTGATCGAATACGGCGCCAACTGG AATAGGAGAGCTGACAGAGAGCAGATCCAAGGATTGGGGTCAGAAAACGCCGCAAACCCGGTCTGGACTCTGGCCAAAAAGTACGGTCTCAAAAATACATACTCCGATTACGGTTCGATCCTGACGTACAATGAAACCGGATATACCGACTACAGCCATCTTCTCGATGAATACAGCGCGGCCTCAGAAAGGGCATCAGAGCGCGCCGGGAGTATTCTCAACGATAACATCCAGGACATGACTGCGCGGTCTGGCCTGGCGCTGGCAGGTTGGAGACCGCGCAGAGACGACATGGCAGCACAGGCTGTGGAATGGTGGAACTGGG ATTGGGAGGGCGCCTACACCCCCGAAACCAGCTCGTTTGTGTTTGGCGTCGCCTCGGAGAACTTGACCTTCAACCAGTTCGGTGACCAGAACAACCTCGTCCTTGACAGGCGAGGGTATAGCGCCATCATTCAGGGCGAAGCCAGcaccttcctccaccacaacGACTCCCGCCTGCGCCTCAATACGCGAGTCGCCGACATCGAGTACGGCCCCGGGGGCGTCATCGTCCGCAATAGCGACGGCTCCTGCATCAGCGCCGCCAACGCAATCTGCACCTTCTCGCTCGGCGTGCTGCAGAATGACGCCGTCAACTTCACCCCGTCCCTCCCGGACTGGAAGCAGACCGCTATCGCCAAATTCAATATGGGCACCTACACCAAGATCTTCATGCAGTTCAACGAAACCTTCTGGCCCGACGACACCCAGTTCTTCCTCTATGCCGACCCAACAACTCGCGGGTACTACCCTGTCTTTCAGTCCCTTTCAACAGACGGGTTTCTGCCAGGCTCGAACATCATCTTCGTGACCGTAGTCCAGGACCAGGCGTACCGTGCAGAGCGCCAGTCGGATGAGCAAACAAAGCGAGAAGTCCTCGAGGTGCTCCAGAAGATGTTCCCCGACAAACATATCCCCGACCCCATCGCTTTCACATACCCGCGCTGGTCCACGGAGCCCTGGGCCTACGGGAGCTACTCAAACTGGCCCGCGGGCACGACCCTGGAGATGCACCAGAACCTGCGCGCGAACGTCGACCGGCTCTGGTTTGCAGGCGAGGCGATGAGCGCGCAGTATTTTGGGTTCCTGCATGGCGCTTGGTTCGAGGGCCGCGAGGCAGGTATGAATATTGCTGCATTGCTGCACGACGAGTGCGTGAGCATCTATGACATCGAAACATGCGGTGCAAGGAAGCACTATGATGTCCTGCATGGGACGACACCGGCTGCTGCGTATTCGGTGGTGAATGGGTGGACCGCGAATAGTACAACTATACAGGCCTAA